The nucleotide sequence GACAATTGTTCTCAAAATGTCTTCATCAAGAATTATGAAGATCAGAAAAAGATCGACAGTACAATTCCataagaaaaatgaaagaaatcgtttCGCCTGAATTAAAAATTCAAGGGAGGATGAGGCAAGTTCAAGCATGAATAACTTTAAGAACTTTAGAATATTTAGTTCTTTGAGATAATTAATTATTGTCTAGGTAATTTTAGaatacattaaattaaattattctaaaattaatttttaaattaaataaaaacttaattttttcttaaagaattttttgcatttttttaaatttacgtgTGACTTTTAGTCTCAATCGAGGGTCGGctcattcactgagagaaatccgaaaaagttaaaataacattccggaaatgttaattttaccctgcattattgatccgaaatcggtgtaaatattatgctttttaggtgtattaggggttaaagttaccctttttcatgttaattttacccttaataaggtgtaaaattaacattaaaaaatgttgatatatttttacacctaaaaagtgttagttatgaggaaaaaatgttaatcgcaccctctttttttctcaattttaaaaaaacacAAGACATTTGACCGAGAAACGGTTTCTGCATGTTTCAGAAACAAGAAAACATTGCTGGAAATACGGGAAACGCAACGGAAACAAGGAAACAAAGCTCCATGGAAAAATGAAACATGGATCGTAAAGATCGAAAAACGGAAAAACGCATAGTAACGAAGAAACGATATAAAAATTCGGATAGAAACAAAGTAAAAACAAGGAAACATTCTTGGAAACAAGGAAATATTAAAAACGCGAGAAACGTGGAAAACGTAAGGAGAAACCTGGGAAAACACGATTTTCAACTTTTATGCatgaatattaattattatatgattatttaattatattatgtttcacgatgtcaaataaaaaaatttacaatttttccggtaatatttacacaagaaaagtgatttttaaaaatgtgtgcacAATTAACGTCCGGCAGCGTTGTTTTGAGCCCACTAAGAAATTtgtctagggtaaattaagctaattcaaaacctgatccaaatggaaatttttcactattccaaatggaaacgtcattgttttcatgataaatacagtactaaattgctatatttatatattttctataccacagtttcattatttagttaattttgctccaaataaagcgaaaatccattcacattcacaaattttaatttgttaatttctcagaaaatttaaaagtgtACGTTTTcgccatcgaatttttcattgatcgaccatgttttccaatgaaaaacacaataaagtgactgttgtttattcgttttgttaaaatttatgttatatttctggctaattttagttaaattaagtgctaatctttattgttaacggtacgtgaagttttcaaatgaaataattacctatttcgtgaacaaaaaggggttttctgaagtgtatgcaaatgcttcaataggaaaccccggaaatatgatttttttggagagatttccttattgttttaaatgggaaaggagaaaagaccaggaataagaacaagtcttgcactcaagagcaattcAACAAGGATTGGAGCAATTTCAACAAGGTTCAATTTGGAAACTGTTTGTTTCCAATtataaactttcccttgtctccatttggattaatatgtttccaatagaagcattttacactcgcgtatttttcttgtatttaagaagttttcaaattatatctaaagaattttcactaaacagtaacattctagaagagtcaaggagcaaatttatgtaattctcttcagaaaaaatatgaacttaatgtgttgaatctcctgtgaaagttaaagcgtctggaaatggttttgaattaggacatttaccctagtttttttttattttatcagaaaatagAAAATACATATTCACATTCCCTGTTGGTACATGTAAGTAAACCCTATTTTTTCCTtgatcgatattacaagcatcgaTTGATCGATAATACCATCAAATGATCGATAGAGATACTACATGCAAATGCACTTCGAAAAGTTTTTCGTGTTTTAAACCAGTCGGAAATAAATATAAcaagttttcacttcaaaaatacaaatatatatATGGTTTTTTGCCTGTTAAGATCATTTCCCtaactgatcgataataccCACTCCTACCctatatatttcataaaaataattttgcttcACTGGTTAAAAGAAGTCTAAAAGTATCTCggattaatacaaaatggagtgttgtacgagataattggttttaGCGGTTTTAGCTATGGCAAAATTTCCGATTAATCAATCAATCGACAAATGAAATAGACAGTACATAGTAACGAGCTGTGACTGGTTACGTTAGAGAATTTGACCTCAGATATAAATTTCCgttcttcgatgaccccccttaaaaatacattattacaggtatttttcttttatcccTCATTCCTCCTCTTTAGACAGAGGCGGTGAATATTTGTGAAACACACACCACCTCTGTCCAAAAAAAACTCTGGGAGCATGAAAGAAGTATTTACACTGCGGAGAAGGCGCTCCTGATCGGTTATTGCAACattattacattgtaacaaatatctcgatacaattaataaaaattaaataattatatatttatttataagcgCAATGTAATCTGTAAATCTCTTTTGAATTGTTACAATGATTATGAAATATAgttaagtgtgctaatccgggcgcttcgctatctggctcgtttatgactaatccacttaaaatatttttatttttatttccgttaGTCACTACTGTAACATAATATCACTATTctagtttgagaaaaagcaaaaataatatttttatccattaaataaatgagtgtaatcgactcatttcaatcttgtgccagctgggttcttcactaaaaattttctagcagtgatattttcgctaattacagctggttgattgaaaacatttattgtttttccttgtgaaaaaagtattttaaatccaaaggtttaattaaaagtgaattagcgaaaagacgACCCAGTagagcatgctgacttatttcagtattatcattattttataaattttctttaatatttttgatctatttttttatattatgtttctgaatgaaacagtgaacaattctatggatttagaagtaaaaaaaaatgttagtccaagaacaagcgtttaagtagcactcttcggaaaacgatccagtcaCTCCCATCTTACTATAAGgaacatacactgagaaaaaaaagaggatgcgattaccttttttttctcataattttaacactttttaggtgcaaaaatatatcaacattttttaatgttaattttacacctttttaagggtaaaattaacatgaaaaagggtaattttaacccctaatacacctaaaaagggtaatatttacaccgattttggatcaatactgcagggtaaaataaacatttccggaatgtaattttaactttttcgggtttctctcagtgtagagaaaaaattaaattgtccgaagcctgagtcgtccgaaggtagcgcgctttcccctaccggCAATTTCGACAACAACGCACTTAATTTAGTCCACGCACTTTTCCACCGACCAgtgcaatagaaaaaataatttctggCCATGTGAATAGCGCCATGACAAGGTAAAGTTTTCCTTCCTGCATCGAAAAATGGGAAAGTGTTTTGAAAAATTCCGtgatttttatcgcatttcATAGAGCCAAATAATCAAATGAGTCAGCAAGAAaatcataattaaatatttatatacaatTGCAGCagcatttaattcaattttgccAATCACGAACATCGATTGAGAGAATGGGAGGGGGCTCCTCTGGGTCGCAATTGGtgatttttggagactttttaTCAAACTTTTGGTCAATCAGAACTTCTCGAGGGATTTCCGGAAAAATTGGTATGAGTGTGGGAGGAAGAGAGACCTTGACGGGGGGATTAAATGCGGCAAGAAAACGCCCAATTGACAAAAGTTCTTGCACTTTGGAATTGAGTAATTTTTGTTGTGTGCTTTGTACCATCCCgacttggttttttttcttttagttttttcttCGTGGGGGAACTCACGAGGAAGGTCGAAGATTTTCACTGAAAGACTCCCAATCGATTAAACATCTGACCCCACGGAGTTTACCAGAAAGTCAGCAAAAAAAGAACTTTGGCGAGAAATGTGGAGAATTTGAGGAATTTCAGTTGGTTTTTTGGGGGCAATTGTGAGAACAGGCTGGAGCAGCACCTGCtgcaagaatttttttggatttgaCCTGGGTATCGATCTTGCCATCTGGTCTGGCAGGGATGGATTTTGCGCGAGAATTGCCCCCTGTCCGGAGGCTCTTTGTGAACATCCTGTCCAGTCTGGGGAGACAATGGGACTTCTAGATATCAATAGATCATATACCAGAACTATCCAAGAAAAGCTGAATGGATTGATGAGTCAATTTGTTCAGAATTCCACTCCCCAGCTGCCACCAAGatgcactttttttttgcacgGGCGCGACTACAAAATTTTCCTCCGGACTCAAGCAGAAATAGTCGCTGAAGCAAAAAGAACACACATCACACTTTGTCTGGCGGCTGAAAATTCATGGGTGAGACGGGGCAGAAAAAAAACGAGCAAAGTGAAAGAACAAACGAAGGAATTTAGAATTTTCTGACTTCATCACAAGTCATCCACTTTGGGTCAGACGGGGCGGaagaatttttgcaattttctcacATACACACCCACAGTACCGGCACATTTTCACACAAAACCTCATCACAGTGTCACTGGGCACATTTTCCCGATATTTTCAGCAATTTTCCAACTGTATTTACCTACCTAAATTATCTTTTTTCACCGACGTGTTCTCTTCACTACTCGCCATatttattttacacaaaaaaaactacatCAGCGCAGCCTGACgggaattatttgaattttttatccaAGATTGCTTCGTTGAGTTCCTGgataaattgttttcttttcgtTAAATTTGCATTTCGCGGATTTTTTGCTCGTGATTTTTCAGGGATTCCGCCCCGGACAGATGAATATCGACAGTGCAGTTAGTCAAATTAGGAATGTGAGTATCCTTCGGAGTCCTCTGCATCTCTGAGGGGTACTAAATTTCCTTGTCATTGCAGTTTAAGGACTTCCTGCAGCTCTATAACAAATTGACCGAGCACTGCTTCACGAAATGCGTGGACAATTTCCACAGCAGGACCATCTCAGCGATTGAGGTAAGTCCTCCAGGCTTCCAGCTTTCCCCTGATGCCTCAATCACCAATTTTTACAGAACCAGTGCGTGAACAACTGCTTCGGGAAGTTTACAAACGTTAACCAAAAAATTCTTGGAGTTTACATTGATGTTCAGCAGGAGATAAACACCAGAAGAATAGCTGAATTGGAGGCCAATCAGGCCACTGCAATCCAGGAAACTGCCCCCACTGCCCCTGCAGTGACAGAAGCTGCAATAAATGCTTAGAAAATGCCTCTTTGTTTGTGTCTTTTCGCCGGAATTCCAGCTTCCGGGAAGACGTCAACAGCCAGGAGGATTTCCAGCATGTCCCGTGATCTATCAGTCCATCACCTCAGCTATGATGACTTTGTGAAGCCCGGGACATGCTACAAGACTTTTAGGATGGAAATGTTGTGGAGAATAGAGGagtttattgagaaattccAGAAGCTGGAGTATCCGAGTGTTTTGATTGTCGACGACATTATGACGTACAGCAGCATGAGGAAGGAAGTGTACAGCCTGGCTAGGAAGCACAAAACTGGGTACTTTCAGGTGTATTTCAGAATTTCCCAGGAAAAAGCCCTGGAGAGGAACAGGAGCCGTCCGAATGCGGTTCCGGATGCCACAATTGCTAACCTTTCTTTAAAAATCGAGCCTCCTTCGCAAGATACCAACTTGGAGACACTCACCATCGAGGAAAATCAAAGCCTGGACTTCAATGAGTTCAGAGAAAAAGTACTTTACCATCTGGCCAATCCGGAAGAGCCTCCAGAGCCGCCGAAGGAAAAAGAGAAAGTTGAACCAtctaaattgcataaaatcGACCTGATTCTTCGGCAGGAAATCTCCAGGAGGATCAGAGAAGCTCCAGATCGAGAAACCATTAAAAGACTATCAGAAACCCTAAACAGCAGAAGGAAGAATATTTTAAAGGGCTTCCGGGAATCTTCCCGGATCCCCGAAAGCGTAGATGAAGTGAGAAACCTCCTGTACAAAGAATTCCTTTGAATAAACCCTTTTATTTGACACTGTCTTCTTGGTTACATTAATCTGCAGAAGATGTTCCTGGGGCCTTCTCCGGAAGGGATTTTTTCAGGTGCTAGACACTTAGTGGGGCTTTCTCCTGAAGGAGCATCCTGCAAATAAAAATAGTAGGCTCTAGAGCAGTTCTATGCTCCACAAAGTGCCCTGATGGACTTACCCTCTGTGAGTTTTGCTCGTCCTCCTGTTGGCTGACACAGAATCGTGGAGCATCCAACGCACACAACAACTCCCTGGGCATGACTGAAGACTGTAGAAATCTTAATGCATCCTGGGCATTTGACATCCATGAAGTAGGAATTGGGATGTTGAACAAGTCGCTTGAGCTTGTGCTTGCGCTTCTCTTCCGCCGGCAGCGGGTGCAGTAGATCCTTGGCGAGCTGCGCAGAAAAACATTGAGGTTAGAATGCATTTTCTCAACATTGTGAAATTCCACCAGGGTTCAAAATATCCAGATATTTGCACAGAAATCCCTCCCAATCCTCACTGAGCATCCCCAACGCCCCAATTCCCTcctttctggaggaaaatcccTCGAAATAAGGAAAACAAAGCTAATGAGAGCATGTGAGCAAAACACAGCTGTTTCAACCACTTTTACCACCATTTTCCCCCTTTTCTCACAATAAACACGTAAaccaatcaattaaaaacatcCCTATGCACTTTTCTGGCCACTTTCCACGGGGGAAAGTGggaaaaatcacgaaaatacCCACCGGCATGATTTTTGCTTGCGTATTTTCTCGAATCGAGACAGAAAGgaagttgatttttttaacacCAAGATGGCCGCTTCCGACTGTCAAAACAAATTCACCtccattttatcaaaaattcaccacagtgCATCCACTTCAAATCCCAGTAAACGTTGAACAATTTTCAGTGCGGAATTTTCGTGACTTTTTCTCTGTGAAAAGATAATAATTGTGCGCGAGGTGataaggaaattgaaaaataagtgATTGGATGTGAAGGTAAAATAAAGTTTGATAAATAAACTGAGGATTTTAGAGATTTCTTTGGCATCCTCGAAGAGTCTGATAAGATAACCCTCAAACTCTCTTCCTTAAATTTTTGTTAAGAATTCTCCTATTTTTATGACTCCAAATATGCTAAATAATGATTAAGAAGAGTTCCTGTTTTTAATGAATAggctatttaagaattttattgcACAAGAAGCCTCTCTGGAGCATTAATgtacattttggttttttgagcGGGAAGATCCTGGCACAAATTCTCTACTTTAGGAATGTAGGGGAAACCGAGGTAGATtgccacactgagaaaaattttaacgaaattttccacaaatcatgtCTTTGACACTTtcaaacccgagccaaaaaatcacgtaaaatactAAACTGGCATACAATGGTAGCGCTGatattctcaacaaaaaaaaaacattttttcaatagtttttcgttccgtaatatcccctacacactagagaaatttatgtccgtattgaagagtttttcctacgcaAGGGTAGGGAAtctgtttcaatatggacataaatttttctaagaggctataagacttctacagcagttATAGGactcataattcattttacaataaatattttcccattttattgtcatttttatataaattttctgaaaattgataAATCCCAAGGTGAATATTCACAGATTTTCGTAGTAAAAAGCTAATTTCCTTTTCCAAATTTCGTAGAAATTTATCAAGGTTTTTAGGActcatatcaatatattttcctgtaaaatttttaaaattctcatatagGGTGCAGGCAATACTTATGGTCACAATAAGGACATATCTTCTCATAGCTGTTGATCTGTTTGACCAATTAAAGCAATATTTGAAGagtaatttatttcattaagtttctttcgatatattcaaatgatTTTACTAGGAAAATCCCTCAAACACCGAAAAATATGTGATTTTCCCAACCATGTGAAATTCATAACTTGTAGcctcttttacgaacttatggccactcgtggaataacttatggcca is from Phlebotomus papatasi isolate M1 chromosome 1, Ppap_2.1, whole genome shotgun sequence and encodes:
- the LOC129799174 gene encoding mitochondrial import inner membrane translocase subunit Tim10B; the protein is MNIDSAVSQIRNFKDFLQLYNKLTEHCFTKCVDNFHSRTISAIENQCVNNCFGKFTNVNQKILGVYIDVQQEINTRRIAELEANQATAIQETAPTAPAVTEAAINA
- the LOC129809997 gene encoding L-seryl-tRNA(Sec) kinase → MPLCLCLFAGIPASGKTSTARRISSMSRDLSVHHLSYDDFVKPGTCYKTFRMEMLWRIEEFIEKFQKLEYPSVLIVDDIMTYSSMRKEVYSLARKHKTGYFQVYFRISQEKALERNRSRPNAVPDATIANLSLKIEPPSQDTNLETLTIEENQSLDFNEFREKVLYHLANPEEPPEPPKEKEKVEPSKLHKIDLILRQEISRRIREAPDRETIKRLSETLNSRRKNILKGFRESSRIPESVDEVRNLLYKEFL
- the LOC129799176 gene encoding 40S ribosomal protein S27; the encoded protein is MPLAKDLLHPLPAEEKRKHKLKRLVQHPNSYFMDVKCPGCIKISTVFSHAQGVVVCVGCSTILCQPTGGRAKLTEGCSFRRKPH